A genomic region of Oncorhynchus mykiss isolate Arlee chromosome 16, USDA_OmykA_1.1, whole genome shotgun sequence contains the following coding sequences:
- the LOC110492801 gene encoding calpain-1 catalytic subunit, with the protein MSEGISASIATSRLRAEGMGSNDHAVPFLEQDYEALRQECLETGCLFQDPSFLAEPPSLGFKELAPFSAKTRDVEWMRPTELTDDPQFILGGATRTDICQGALGDCWLLAAIASLTLNERLLHRVVPHGQSFQEDYAGIFHFQFWQFGEWVDVVIDDRLPTKNGEIMFVHSAEGNEFWSALLEKAYAKLNGSYEALSGGSTTEGFEDFTGGVSEMYELRKAPRDLYRIIGKALDRGSLLGCSIDITSAFDMESVTFKKLVKGHAYSVTGLKKVDYQGQGERLIRVRNPWGQVEWTGAWSDNSPEWDELDPSEREDLHLKMEDGEFWMSFQEFLRQFSRLEICNLTADALSEDGLSHWNTIMFHGMWRRGSTAGGCRNHPNTFWINPQYKITLLEEDDDPEDEEVACSFLVALMQKDRRRYRKQGQDMHTIGFAIYEIPEEYRGCQNVHLKKDFFLTHSSCARSETFVNLREVSNRLRLPPGEYLIVPSTFESGQEADFVLRVFTEKQSETEELDDEISADLEDEDDISEDDVEDSFKSMFSQLAGEDMEISVRELRTILNRVVTRHEDLKTDGFSMESCRTMVSLMDKDGTARLGLVEFQMLWNKIRKWLVIYREYDMDKSGSMSSYEMRLAVESAGFKLNNRLNQVLVARYAENEAIDFDNFICCLVKLEAMFRSFQQLDKEGEGVAEMNIAEWLYMTMCG; encoded by the exons ATGTCAGAGGGAATCTCTGCTAGCATAGCCACCAGCAGACTGCGAGCTGAGGGAATGGGCTCCAACGACCACGCCGTACCCTTCCTTGAGCAG GACTATGAGGCTTTGAGGCAGGAGTGTCTGGAGACGGGGTGTCTGTTCCAGGACCCCTCCTTCCTAGCCGAGCCTCCCTCTCTGGGCTTCAAGGAACTGGCCCCCTTCTCCGCCAAGACCAGGGACGTGGAATGGATGAGACCcacg GAGCTGACAGATGACCCTCAGTTCATCCTGGGAGGAGCTACCAGAACAGACATCTGCCAGGGAGCTCTAG gtGATTGCTGGCTCCTAGCAGCCATAGCCTCTCTAACCCTCAATGAGAGGCTGCTCCACCGAGTGGTCCCTCATGGTCAGTCCTTCCAAGAAGACTATGCTGGGATCTTCCACTTTCAG TTCTGGCAGTTTGGTGAGTGGGTGGACGTGGTGATTGACGACCGGCTGCCAACGAAGAATGGAGAGATCATGTTCGTTCACTCAGCCGAGGGAAATGAGTTCTGGAGCGCCCTGCTGGAGAAGGCTTACGCCAA GTTGAATGGTTCCTACGAGGCTCTGTCTGGAGGCAGCACCACAGAAGGCTTTGAGGACTTCACCGGCGGTGTGTCTGAGATGTACGAGCTCCGTAAGGCTCCACGGGACCTGTACAGGATCATCGGCAAAGCCCTGGACAGAGGCTCCTTGCTGGGCTGCTCCATCGAC ATCACCAGTGCCTTTGACATGGAATCTGTGACGTTCAAGAAACTGGTGAAAGGTCATGCTTACTCAGTCACCGGCCTGAAGAAG GTGGACTACCAGGGTCAGGGGGAGAGGCTGATCAGGGTGAGGAACCCCTGGGGACAGGTGGAGTGGACTGGCGCCTGGAGTGACAA TTCTCCTGagtgggatgagttggacccaTCTGAGAGAGAGGACCTGCATCTAAAGATGGAGGACGGAGAGTTCTG GATGTCGTTCCAGGAGTTCCTGAGGCAGTTTTCCCGCCTGGAGATCTGCAACCTGACAGCGGACGCTCTCAGTGAGGACGGCCTCAGCCACTGGAACACCATCATGTTCCACGGCATGTGGAGACGGGGGAGTACCGCCGGGGGCTGCCGTAACCACCCCA ACACGTTCTGGATCAACCCCCAGTATAAGATCACTCTGCTAGAGGAGGACGACGACCCCGAGGATGAAGAGGTGGCTTGTAGCTTCCTGGTGGCTCTGATGCAGAAGGACAGGAGGAGGTACCGGAAACAGGGTCAGGACATGCACACCATCGGGTTCGCCATCTACGAG ATTCCAGAAGAG TACAGGGGCTGTCAGAACGTGCACTTAAAGAAGGACTTCTTCCTGACCCATTCATCCTGCGCTCGCTCGGAGACCTTCGTCAACCTGAGAGAGGTCAGCAACCGTCTCCGTCTGCCTCCAGGAGAATACCTCATCGTCCCCTCCACCTTCGAGTCTGGCCAGGAGGCCGACTTCGTCCTGCGAGTCTTCACTGAGAAACAGTCTGAGACAGA AGAGTTAGATGATGAAATCTCAGCAGATCTGGAAGATGAG GATGACATCAGTGAAGATGACGTCGAAGACTCATTCAAATCTATGTTTTCTCAGCTGGCAGGAGAG GACATGGAGATTTCTGTCCGCGAGCTTAGGACCATCCTGAACAGAGTAGTGACTAGAC ACGAAGACCTGAAGACAGACGGCTTCAGTATGGAGTCCTGTAGGACCATGGTCAGCCTCATGGAT AAGGATGGCACCGCCCGTCTCGGCCTGGTAGAGTTCCAGATGCTCTGGAATAAGATCAGGAAGTGGCTG GTCATCTATAGAGAATATGACATGGACAAGTCGGGATCCATGAGCTCCTATGAGATGCGACTTGCTGTGGAGTCGGCAG GTTTTAAACTGAACAACAGGCTGAATCAGGTCCTGGTGGCTCGCTATGCTGAGAACGAGGCCATAGACTTTGACAACTTCATCTGCTGTCTGGTGAAACTGGAAGCCATGTTTA GATCTTTCCAGCAGCTAGAcaaagagggagaaggagtggCTGAGATGAACATCGCTGAG TGGCTGTATATGACCATGTGTGGTTGA